The Aminithiophilus ramosus genome contains a region encoding:
- the hpf gene encoding ribosome hibernation-promoting factor, HPF/YfiA family: MDIRYVSRNVDLSDAVKDHMEKKLGKLEKFFERILSSQVEMSFSRGMFVVEITSDVNGVVMRGEDHANDLRKAFDRSLKNIERQVKRHKEYLTDRAQMKTHDVSFEIFDAEELMGELQSPQSAEAEDIDAIVKIKRFPMRPMSAQEATMQMDLLGHSFFVFRNADEGDGINVVYRRRSGGYGLITPEI, from the coding sequence ATGGACATCCGGTACGTGAGCCGAAACGTCGATCTCAGCGATGCCGTCAAGGACCATATGGAGAAGAAGCTGGGCAAGCTCGAGAAGTTTTTCGAGCGCATTCTCAGCTCCCAGGTCGAGATGAGCTTCAGCCGTGGCATGTTCGTGGTGGAAATTACTTCCGACGTCAACGGTGTCGTCATGAGAGGCGAAGATCATGCCAACGACCTTCGCAAGGCTTTCGACAGGTCGCTCAAGAACATCGAGCGCCAGGTCAAACGCCATAAGGAGTATCTGACCGATCGGGCCCAGATGAAGACCCACGATGTCTCCTTCGAGATCTTCGACGCCGAAGAGCTCATGGGCGAGCTGCAGTCGCCCCAGTCGGCCGAGGCGGAGGACATCGACGCCATCGTCAAGATCAAGCGTTTCCCCATGCGTCCCATGTCGGCTCAGGAGGCGACGATGCAGATGGACCTTCTCGGCCATTCCTTCTTCGTCTTCCGCAACGCCGACGAGGGCGACGGCATCAACGTCGTCTACCGCCGCCGCTCAGGTGGCTACGGGCTCATCACGCCCGAGATCTGA
- the coaE gene encoding dephospho-CoA kinase (Dephospho-CoA kinase (CoaE) performs the final step in coenzyme A biosynthesis.) has product MWVTGLTGDIGAGKSTVASLFSDRGAVVLDADDIVRGLWRRPAFVEAARLRWGEEVLDEEGRIQPSAVASRAFASDGEYHWLCDLLHGPVFLEMERRLASLSGWVVAEVPLLFESGPPFWVDETVYVTASAPTRARRNAFRGLDGAHLSARERFLLPSEEKRRRAHFVVDNDASLEVLARRAETLGRDFADLGGMGLFLSLGGGEGFAEALAGGRLAVSLPSVSGQGLFLGLERRFPDVARLAEAFSVEVLLFDLPRRLARGTARRALECLDR; this is encoded by the coding sequence ATGTGGGTTACCGGTCTCACTGGGGATATCGGCGCCGGTAAATCGACGGTGGCCTCTCTCTTTTCCGACAGGGGAGCCGTCGTCCTCGATGCCGACGACATCGTGCGCGGTCTCTGGCGACGTCCTGCCTTCGTCGAGGCCGCCCGTCTCCGCTGGGGAGAGGAGGTCCTTGACGAAGAGGGACGCATCCAGCCCTCGGCCGTGGCCTCCCGTGCCTTTGCCTCCGACGGGGAGTATCACTGGCTCTGTGACCTTCTTCATGGGCCCGTCTTTCTCGAGATGGAGCGTCGTCTGGCCTCCCTTTCTGGCTGGGTCGTCGCCGAAGTGCCCCTCCTTTTCGAGTCTGGTCCCCCCTTTTGGGTCGATGAGACGGTCTACGTGACGGCTTCGGCTCCGACACGGGCCCGACGCAACGCCTTCCGCGGTCTCGACGGCGCCCACCTTTCCGCCCGGGAGCGTTTCCTCCTCCCCTCGGAGGAGAAACGTCGTCGGGCCCACTTCGTCGTCGACAACGACGCCTCCCTTGAGGTGCTGGCCCGAAGGGCGGAGACGCTCGGCCGGGACTTCGCCGATCTTGGAGGGATGGGGCTTTTCCTCTCTCTCGGAGGGGGGGAGGGCTTCGCCGAGGCCCTCGCCGGAGGGCGGTTGGCCGTCTCTCTCCCTTCCGTCTCCGGCCAGGGCCTTTTTCTGGGGCTGGAGCGTCGCTTCCCCGATGTGGCCCGTCTTGCCGAGGCCTTTTCCGTCGAGGTCCTCCTTTTCGACCTTCCCCGGAGGCTTGCGAGGGGAACCGCCCGCCGTGCCCTGGAGTGTCTCGATCGATGA
- a CDS encoding ATP-dependent helicase → MRSLLEGLNGRQHEAVVYCDGPLLVLAGAGSGKTSVLTHKLAYLVEERGIPSRRLLAVTFTNKAAREMATRVTDLLGPGRGEMEVLTFHAWGLRWLLRHRVLLEERGFGKNFVIFDRADSRNLVKRLRTEFNLDEQRYDTAWILGEMSRGKTECDLRTLRPDKLAAPWSDFYGRYQEELRRQGALDFDDLLVLPLHLLLTDAEALQVERNRYDWILVDEYQDVNRLQYRLLKLLSGGGASLMVVGDPDQSIYGWRGADMSMILRFETDFPGAKTVVLDQNYRSTGMILDGANEVISRNRLRPPKELWTARDRGEKIYSLLAPSEEAEARFVVDRIEELHASGFRYGDMALLYRMNALSRLYEQRLVEAAIPYRIVRGTSFYERREVKDVLAYLRLAVNPRDRASLERIGNVPTRGLGPKSLERLADHLGRIPLTEPQKIWRSLSAGCGLKGKAAQGALELAGHMEHLLDRSDDFGEALRYVLGDVDYGAFLAEYDKEGWEERVENVLEILSVVPPGLPLAEALVELALFTDQESSLDDEDRVNLLTLHAAKGLEFPVVFVVAMEEGIFPHARCLDEESQGLEEERRLCYVAMTRAEDRLFLSGARSRLLFGTLQANGYSRFLQEIPDRFKTVDDRSREGVTRHVGYRSHWGYRRR, encoded by the coding sequence ATGAGATCCCTTCTGGAGGGACTCAACGGCCGACAGCACGAGGCCGTGGTCTACTGCGACGGTCCCCTTCTCGTTCTTGCCGGGGCGGGCAGCGGCAAGACGAGCGTGCTGACGCACAAGCTCGCCTATCTCGTCGAGGAGAGAGGGATCCCTTCCCGTCGCCTTCTTGCCGTCACCTTCACGAACAAGGCGGCCCGGGAGATGGCGACGCGCGTCACCGACCTCCTCGGGCCCGGCCGCGGGGAGATGGAGGTCCTCACCTTCCACGCCTGGGGGCTGCGCTGGCTTCTGCGCCACAGGGTCCTCCTCGAAGAGCGGGGTTTCGGGAAAAACTTCGTCATCTTCGACAGGGCCGATAGCCGCAACCTCGTCAAGCGTCTCCGCACGGAGTTCAATCTCGACGAGCAACGTTACGACACGGCCTGGATTCTGGGAGAGATGTCGCGGGGCAAGACGGAGTGCGATCTTCGGACGCTCCGGCCCGATAAGCTGGCCGCTCCCTGGAGCGATTTCTACGGCCGCTACCAGGAGGAGCTCCGACGCCAGGGAGCTCTCGATTTCGATGACCTCCTCGTCCTCCCTCTCCACCTCCTTCTGACCGACGCCGAGGCTCTGCAGGTCGAGAGAAACCGCTACGATTGGATTCTCGTCGACGAGTATCAGGATGTGAACCGCCTTCAATATCGCCTTCTCAAGCTCCTCTCGGGAGGGGGGGCGTCCCTCATGGTCGTCGGCGATCCCGATCAGTCCATTTACGGCTGGCGCGGCGCCGATATGTCCATGATCCTCCGTTTCGAGACGGATTTTCCCGGCGCGAAGACGGTCGTTCTCGATCAGAACTACCGCTCGACGGGCATGATCCTCGACGGCGCCAACGAGGTCATTTCCCGAAACAGGCTGCGGCCGCCCAAGGAGCTCTGGACGGCCCGAGACAGGGGCGAGAAGATTTATTCCCTTCTGGCGCCGAGCGAGGAGGCCGAGGCGCGCTTCGTCGTCGACCGCATCGAGGAGCTTCACGCCTCGGGCTTCCGCTACGGCGATATGGCTCTCCTCTACCGGATGAATGCCCTGAGCCGCCTCTACGAACAGCGTCTCGTCGAGGCGGCCATCCCGTACCGCATCGTCAGAGGGACGAGTTTCTATGAGCGCCGCGAGGTGAAAGACGTCCTGGCCTATCTGAGGCTGGCCGTCAATCCCCGGGACAGGGCCTCGCTGGAGAGGATCGGCAATGTTCCGACGCGGGGACTGGGCCCCAAGAGTCTGGAACGTCTGGCGGACCATCTGGGCCGGATTCCCCTGACGGAGCCGCAGAAGATCTGGCGGTCTCTGTCTGCAGGCTGTGGACTCAAGGGCAAGGCCGCACAGGGGGCTCTGGAGTTGGCCGGCCATATGGAACACCTCCTCGATCGGAGCGATGATTTCGGCGAGGCCCTTCGTTACGTCCTCGGCGATGTCGATTACGGCGCCTTCCTGGCCGAATACGACAAGGAGGGTTGGGAGGAGCGCGTCGAGAACGTCCTCGAAATCCTTTCCGTCGTTCCTCCCGGTCTTCCTTTGGCCGAGGCCCTCGTCGAGCTGGCCCTTTTCACCGATCAGGAGAGCTCTCTCGACGACGAGGACCGCGTCAATCTCCTGACGCTTCACGCCGCCAAGGGGCTCGAGTTTCCCGTCGTCTTCGTCGTCGCCATGGAAGAGGGCATCTTCCCCCATGCCCGTTGTCTCGACGAGGAGAGTCAGGGGCTCGAGGAGGAACGCCGTCTCTGTTACGTGGCCATGACGCGCGCCGAGGATCGTCTTTTCCTATCGGGGGCCCGAAGCCGTCTTCTTTTCGGGACGCTTCAGGCCAACGGCTATTCCCGTTTCCTTCAGGAGATTCCCGATCGCTTCAAGACCGTCGACGACCGCAGCCGGGAGGGAGTGACGCGCCATGTGGGTTACCGGTCTCACTGGGGATATCGGCGCCGGTAA
- the tsf gene encoding translation elongation factor Ts, with protein MAVDMEAVKELRAMSGAGVLDCKKALAECGGDVGKAADHLREKGLAKAAKKMERTASQGVIFSYIHTTGKIGTLLELNCETDFVARTDEFLSLGHEIAMHIAAASPQYLLPEEVPAEVLEKEKEIFKAQALEEGKPAHIVEKIAEGRVKKFYEENCLLEQGYIRDQDRKIRDLVMGAIAKLGENIVIRRFSRFSIGE; from the coding sequence ATGGCTGTCGATATGGAAGCTGTCAAGGAACTTAGAGCGATGAGCGGCGCCGGCGTTCTCGACTGCAAGAAGGCCCTCGCCGAGTGCGGCGGCGACGTCGGGAAGGCCGCCGATCATCTCCGCGAGAAGGGGCTGGCCAAGGCCGCCAAGAAGATGGAGCGGACGGCCTCGCAGGGCGTCATCTTCAGCTACATCCACACGACGGGCAAGATCGGCACTCTCCTGGAGCTGAACTGCGAGACCGACTTCGTCGCGCGCACCGACGAATTCCTCTCCCTGGGTCACGAGATCGCCATGCACATCGCCGCCGCCTCTCCCCAGTATCTCCTTCCCGAAGAGGTCCCCGCCGAGGTGCTCGAGAAGGAAAAGGAGATCTTCAAGGCTCAAGCTCTCGAGGAGGGCAAGCCGGCCCACATCGTCGAGAAGATCGCCGAGGGGCGGGTCAAGAAATTCTACGAGGAGAACTGTCTCCTCGAGCAGGGTTACATCCGCGACCAGGACAGGAAGATCCGCGACCTCGTCATGGGAGCCATCGCCAAGTTGGGCGAGAATATCGTCATCCGACGTTTCTCCCGCTTCTCCATCGGAGAGTAG
- the pyrH gene encoding UMP kinase produces the protein MSSYRRVLLKLSGEILAGQAGFGLDLTEVQKIARNIADAARSGLEIALVVGGGNIFRGIQAVDKGFDRAQADNMGMLATVINALALQDALERLDVPTRVQTAIEMRELAEPFIRRRALSHLEKGRVVIFAAGTGSPYFSTDTAAALRAAEIGADCVLKGTKVDGIYDRDPVKYPEAKRFSRITYLEALQRQLKVMDAAAFSLCMENGIPIVVFDIHGEGNLKKLLVDGEDVGTLVTS, from the coding sequence ATGAGTTCCTACAGGCGCGTGCTCCTCAAGCTCTCGGGAGAAATTCTCGCCGGCCAGGCCGGATTCGGCCTCGACCTCACCGAGGTCCAGAAGATCGCCCGCAATATCGCCGACGCGGCCCGTTCCGGCCTTGAGATCGCCCTTGTCGTCGGAGGGGGTAACATCTTCCGGGGCATTCAGGCCGTCGACAAGGGATTCGACAGGGCGCAGGCCGACAATATGGGCATGTTGGCCACGGTCATCAACGCCCTGGCTCTGCAGGATGCTCTGGAGCGCCTCGACGTCCCCACTCGCGTTCAGACGGCCATCGAGATGCGTGAGCTGGCCGAGCCCTTCATCCGGCGCCGTGCCCTGAGCCATCTCGAAAAGGGGCGCGTCGTCATCTTCGCCGCAGGGACGGGTTCCCCCTATTTCTCGACCGATACGGCCGCCGCCCTTCGGGCCGCCGAAATAGGCGCCGACTGTGTGTTGAAGGGAACGAAGGTCGATGGTATATATGATAGAGACCCCGTGAAGTATCCTGAGGCGAAGCGTTTTTCGCGCATCACCTACCTTGAGGCCCTCCAGAGACAGCTCAAGGTCATGGATGCGGCGGCCTTCTCTCTTTGCATGGAGAACGGGATTCCCATCGTCGTCTTCGACATCCATGGAGAGGGGAACCTGAAGAAATTGCTCGTCGACGGAGAGGACGTGGGAACTCTCGTGACCTCTTAA
- the arcC gene encoding carbamate kinase, with the protein MGKRVLVALGGNAILQSGQRGTFAEQLENVRITARQIVRMLQEGHEIVVTHGNGPQVGAILIRHELGSAKVPAMPMDVCGGESQGFIGYMFCQSLHNEMAKAGLVGHDPVCVVTQVEVDPADPAFANPAKPVGPFYTEEQAKARAAATGEHWIEDSGRGWRRVVPSPDPKRIVEAGAVVKLIEAGCVVVASGGGGIPVMRLEDGQLKGVEAVIDKDLAGERLAQAVGADVFMVLTDVPQVALDFRTPQERWLGEVSASEMERYQSEGHFRAGSMGPKVAAALRFVRNGGERAVIACLDEALEALEGRAGTRIVRD; encoded by the coding sequence ATGGGGAAAAGAGTGCTTGTGGCCCTCGGAGGCAATGCCATCCTCCAGAGCGGACAGAGAGGGACATTCGCGGAGCAGCTCGAGAACGTCCGCATCACGGCCAGACAGATCGTCAGGATGCTTCAGGAGGGCCATGAGATCGTCGTCACCCACGGGAACGGTCCTCAGGTCGGCGCCATCCTGATCCGCCACGAGTTGGGCAGCGCCAAGGTTCCCGCCATGCCCATGGACGTCTGCGGCGGCGAGAGCCAGGGCTTCATCGGCTACATGTTCTGCCAGAGCCTCCACAATGAGATGGCCAAGGCCGGCCTCGTCGGCCACGACCCCGTCTGTGTCGTCACCCAGGTCGAGGTCGATCCTGCCGATCCCGCCTTCGCCAACCCGGCCAAGCCCGTCGGTCCCTTCTACACCGAGGAGCAGGCCAAGGCCCGCGCCGCGGCCACGGGCGAGCATTGGATCGAGGATTCGGGCCGTGGATGGCGCCGCGTCGTCCCCTCGCCCGATCCGAAAAGAATCGTCGAGGCCGGCGCCGTCGTGAAACTCATCGAGGCCGGCTGCGTCGTCGTCGCCTCGGGTGGCGGGGGCATCCCCGTCATGCGTCTCGAAGACGGTCAGCTCAAGGGCGTCGAGGCCGTCATCGACAAGGATCTGGCCGGCGAGCGGCTGGCGCAGGCCGTGGGCGCCGATGTCTTCATGGTTCTCACCGACGTGCCTCAGGTGGCCCTCGATTTTCGCACGCCTCAGGAGCGCTGGCTCGGCGAGGTTTCCGCCTCGGAGATGGAGCGCTACCAGAGCGAAGGGCATTTCAGGGCCGGAAGCATGGGCCCCAAGGTGGCCGCCGCCCTCCGCTTCGTCCGCAACGGAGGCGAGCGTGCCGTCATCGCCTGTCTCGACGAGGCCCTCGAGGCCCTGGAAGGCCGGGCCGGCACGCGTATCGTCCGCGACTAG
- a CDS encoding CBS domain-containing protein, which yields MRLITSHIGSDFDSLASMVAASKLYDGAVLSFSGSAGRTVREFLKRFPGRWEVLTPRKITLADVELLVIVDARSRSRLGAFAPLLDRPSVEVHLYDHHPPSLDEIEAEKSVIEPVGAVTTLMVEILLGEGIPISPQEATLFVLGIYEDTGALTFGSTCRRDFEAVARLRELGADMTLIPLYVEMALSAPERRLQDLLVDRAWERYINGARVVLSTLSLDHYVEGLSLFVHRLRDYFDADISLVAVSMEKRTYVVGRSREGILDVALFLAPLGGGGHPQAASVTLTGVEPSRILADLEKALEGAVAPSLLVRDVMTRPVMAVEASISLDEAYRVMIRYGHAALPVTVGGRLKGIMTRKDLDKAKLHGLGQVRVAEYMTEGVLSLRPEASIAEAHRMMVVHNIGRLPVVVDGELQGIVTRTDMLRALYPASLPPEERRFGHDYPWQEDLTDLMVRRLSEETNDLLRRLGRMAESLSMRAYAVGGFVRDLLLGRTNLDLDIVIEGDGVAFMKAWEREGYRVSVHERFRTGMIVFPGPRKVDVATARREFYEFPVAQPTVASDSLKHDLYRRDFTVNAMAIALGERDWGTLVDYFGGRRDLRRGFLKVLHNLSFVEDPTRVFRAVRLEQRLKLKMEENTVRLLTSCVRGGLLSLLSGLRVKSEVEILFHEALPLPAIRRLREFGAWEVLFPGLAVDSRTDRVVRRLTVFFRRLHRDLPPLEASLWLVYLASLLFGSDEAVQRSVMDRLHLTPAERHVLSLALFSLGAAENDLGGRGERRPSEICRALTGVPLAVCLFWAAATERQRIRRRLLLFLTRWHKVRPMLTGRDILDLGYRRGPLVGKILDALLTARLDGSVETREEEIQWVLDTYPGAAPDTERK from the coding sequence ATGAGGCTCATCACGAGCCACATCGGCTCCGACTTCGATTCCCTGGCCTCCATGGTGGCGGCCTCCAAACTCTACGACGGCGCCGTCCTGAGCTTTTCCGGCTCGGCGGGGCGGACGGTCCGGGAGTTTCTCAAACGCTTTCCCGGCCGCTGGGAGGTCCTGACGCCGAGAAAAATCACTTTGGCCGACGTGGAGCTTCTCGTCATCGTCGATGCCCGATCCCGATCCCGTCTCGGCGCCTTTGCTCCCCTTCTGGATAGACCTTCCGTCGAAGTTCATCTCTACGACCATCATCCCCCCTCTTTGGACGAGATCGAGGCCGAAAAGAGCGTCATCGAGCCCGTGGGAGCCGTGACGACGCTCATGGTCGAGATCCTCCTCGGCGAGGGGATTCCCATCTCTCCTCAGGAGGCGACCCTTTTCGTCCTGGGCATCTACGAGGACACGGGAGCCCTCACCTTCGGCTCCACCTGCCGCCGCGACTTCGAGGCCGTGGCCCGTCTTCGAGAGCTGGGGGCCGATATGACTCTCATCCCTCTCTACGTCGAGATGGCCCTTTCGGCTCCCGAGCGACGCCTCCAGGATCTTCTCGTGGACCGTGCCTGGGAGCGCTATATCAACGGAGCCCGCGTCGTTTTGTCCACGTTGAGTCTCGACCATTACGTCGAGGGCCTTTCCCTCTTCGTCCACCGTCTCCGGGACTACTTCGACGCGGACATCTCCCTCGTCGCCGTTTCCATGGAGAAGAGGACCTACGTCGTCGGTCGAAGCCGCGAGGGTATCCTCGACGTGGCCCTTTTCCTGGCCCCTCTTGGCGGCGGCGGTCACCCCCAGGCGGCGTCGGTGACGTTGACAGGCGTGGAGCCGTCCCGGATCCTGGCCGATTTGGAGAAGGCTCTGGAGGGGGCCGTCGCTCCCTCCCTCCTCGTCCGGGACGTCATGACCCGTCCCGTCATGGCCGTCGAGGCCTCCATCTCCCTTGACGAGGCCTATCGGGTCATGATCCGCTACGGACATGCCGCCCTTCCCGTCACCGTCGGGGGACGTCTGAAAGGAATCATGACCCGCAAAGACCTCGACAAGGCCAAGCTTCACGGCCTGGGCCAGGTCCGGGTCGCCGAATACATGACGGAAGGCGTTCTCTCGCTCCGCCCCGAGGCCTCCATCGCCGAGGCTCACCGCATGATGGTGGTCCACAATATCGGCCGTCTCCCCGTCGTCGTCGATGGCGAGCTTCAGGGCATCGTCACCAGGACGGACATGCTTCGGGCCCTCTACCCGGCCTCCCTTCCTCCGGAGGAGCGCCGCTTCGGCCACGACTACCCCTGGCAGGAAGATCTGACGGATCTCATGGTCCGGCGTCTCTCGGAGGAGACGAACGATCTCCTCCGTCGGCTGGGGCGGATGGCCGAAAGTCTCTCCATGAGAGCCTATGCCGTCGGCGGCTTCGTCCGCGATCTTCTCCTGGGCCGGACCAACCTCGATCTGGATATCGTCATCGAAGGCGACGGCGTGGCCTTCATGAAGGCCTGGGAGAGGGAGGGCTACCGCGTCTCCGTGCATGAGCGTTTCCGAACGGGAATGATTGTCTTTCCCGGTCCAAGGAAGGTCGATGTCGCCACGGCTCGGCGCGAGTTCTACGAGTTTCCCGTGGCCCAGCCCACAGTGGCCAGCGATTCCCTCAAACACGATCTCTACCGGCGCGACTTCACCGTCAACGCCATGGCCATCGCCCTGGGGGAGAGGGACTGGGGGACTCTTGTCGATTATTTCGGCGGCCGCCGCGACCTGAGGAGGGGCTTCCTCAAGGTGCTCCACAATCTGAGCTTCGTCGAGGACCCGACGCGCGTTTTTCGTGCCGTCCGGCTCGAACAGCGCCTCAAGCTCAAGATGGAGGAGAACACGGTTCGCCTCCTGACGAGCTGTGTCCGAGGAGGTCTTCTCTCCCTCCTTTCGGGACTGCGCGTCAAGAGCGAGGTGGAAATCCTTTTTCACGAGGCTCTGCCCCTGCCGGCCATCCGCCGTCTTCGCGAGTTCGGGGCCTGGGAGGTCCTCTTTCCCGGGCTGGCCGTCGACTCCCGCACGGATCGCGTCGTCCGCCGTCTGACCGTCTTTTTCCGCCGTCTTCACCGTGATCTTCCGCCCCTCGAGGCGTCGCTCTGGCTCGTCTATCTGGCATCGCTTCTTTTCGGCAGTGACGAAGCCGTTCAGAGGAGCGTCATGGACAGGCTCCACCTGACTCCGGCGGAGCGTCACGTCCTTTCCCTCGCTCTTTTCTCCCTCGGTGCCGCCGAGAACGATCTGGGCGGACGGGGAGAGAGACGCCCTTCGGAGATCTGCCGGGCCCTGACGGGCGTCCCCCTCGCCGTCTGCCTCTTCTGGGCCGCCGCCACGGAGAGACAGAGGATACGAAGACGTCTCCTCCTTTTCCTCACGAGGTGGCACAAGGTGCGCCCCATGCTGACGGGGCGGGATATCCTCGACCTGGGATACAGACGAGGCCCTCTCGTGGGGAAGATCCTCGACGCGCTTCTGACGGCTCGCCTCGACGGCTCTGTGGAAACGCGCGAAGAAGAGATACAATGGGTGCTCGACACCTATCCGGGCGCCGCTCCGGACACGGAAAGGAAGTGA
- the surE gene encoding 5'/3'-nucleotidase SurE, which translates to MRVLVTNDDGVYAPGIAVLTVFLAEAGHEPVVVAPDRERSSVGHAITLNRPLKLQKITGPYPEAVAAYSCDGTPSDSVVLGLEEIAPDIAVVFSGINKGPNLGDDLTYSGTVSAAMEGLVFGRTSVAFSLDCREEDGERHYETAGTFAVHLLKWLSDNPLPTGVLLNVNVPNLSPSLVKGVQITRKGIRAYEGKVNRLQDPHGRTYYWVAGRVEDELVEGTDVWAVAHGYISVTPIHLDMTHYPSLEILCGRGLAEIDLERRALPDRESTS; encoded by the coding sequence ATGCGCGTCCTCGTCACCAACGATGACGGCGTCTACGCGCCGGGCATCGCCGTTCTGACGGTCTTCCTCGCCGAGGCGGGCCACGAGCCCGTCGTCGTCGCTCCCGATCGGGAGCGGAGCAGCGTCGGCCATGCCATCACGCTCAACCGTCCCCTGAAGCTTCAGAAAATCACCGGCCCCTATCCGGAGGCGGTCGCGGCCTATTCCTGTGACGGAACGCCCTCGGACAGCGTCGTCCTCGGCCTGGAGGAGATCGCTCCCGATATCGCCGTCGTCTTCTCCGGCATCAACAAGGGCCCCAACCTGGGCGACGATCTGACCTATTCGGGGACGGTCTCGGCCGCCATGGAAGGGCTCGTCTTCGGCAGGACCTCGGTCGCTTTCTCGCTCGATTGTCGCGAGGAGGATGGAGAACGTCACTATGAAACGGCAGGAACCTTCGCCGTACACCTTCTGAAGTGGTTATCGGATAATCCGCTGCCGACGGGTGTCCTTCTCAACGTCAACGTCCCCAATCTTTCCCCTTCCCTTGTCAAAGGCGTCCAGATCACGCGCAAGGGGATTCGGGCCTATGAGGGCAAGGTCAATCGCCTTCAGGACCCTCACGGCCGCACCTATTACTGGGTCGCCGGTCGCGTGGAGGACGAGCTCGTAGAGGGGACGGACGTTTGGGCCGTCGCCCACGGCTACATTTCCGTCACGCCTATTCACCTCGATATGACCCACTATCCCTCGCTGGAGATTCTCTGCGGCCGGGGGTTGGCGGAGATCGATCTGGAGCGGAGGGCCCTCCCTGATCGGGAATCGACCTCGTAG
- a CDS encoding site-2 protease family protein, protein MPDLTQLLLSLPAVLWAITFHEFCHGYVAYRLGDPTPKLRGRLTLNPLAHLDPMGALMLLLFRFGWAKPVPIDTRYFRRPRRDIVLVSLAGAGGNLLTAVVCGLVVRVLPYPFVHNYALGLFIQLMILINIGLAVFNLIPIPPLDGSKLLYVFLPGRWMEGFFWLERYGMFVLMGLLFLGILPAIMSPIVFFLYRLIL, encoded by the coding sequence ATGCCCGATTTGACGCAGCTTCTGTTGAGCCTCCCGGCCGTCCTCTGGGCCATAACCTTTCACGAGTTCTGTCACGGTTACGTGGCCTACAGGCTGGGCGATCCGACGCCCAAACTTCGGGGACGGCTGACCCTCAACCCCTTGGCCCATCTCGATCCCATGGGAGCCCTCATGCTCCTTCTCTTCCGCTTCGGCTGGGCCAAGCCTGTCCCCATCGACACGCGTTATTTCCGCAGGCCTCGACGCGACATCGTTCTCGTCTCCCTGGCCGGGGCGGGAGGAAACCTGCTGACGGCCGTCGTCTGCGGCCTCGTCGTCCGCGTCTTGCCCTACCCCTTCGTGCACAACTACGCGCTGGGGCTGTTCATCCAGCTCATGATCCTCATCAACATCGGCCTGGCCGTCTTCAACCTCATTCCCATTCCCCCCCTCGACGGCTCGAAACTGCTCTACGTCTTCCTGCCCGGTCGTTGGATGGAGGGGTTCTTCTGGCTCGAGCGCTACGGCATGTTCGTCCTCATGGGCCTTCTTTTCCTGGGAATCCTTCCGGCCATCATGAGCCCCATCGTCTTCTTCCTCTACAGGCTGATCCTCTAG
- a CDS encoding CGGC domain-containing protein, translating into MTSLIVIIQCQIAHNRCSGFACSHSFYERTGRFVDYPQGLRYLSFTCGGCCGKSVAAKMEHLARKLREKTDVGVDDVVVHLASCMVTDNHHYDRCPHVDYIKAILAKKGFRNVVEGSFISRTSTELRHRGVYCDYVDGPSAEGR; encoded by the coding sequence GTGACCAGTCTCATCGTGATCATCCAGTGCCAGATCGCCCACAACCGATGCAGCGGTTTCGCCTGTTCCCATTCTTTCTACGAGAGGACGGGCAGGTTCGTCGATTATCCCCAGGGGCTGCGCTATCTCTCCTTCACGTGCGGCGGCTGCTGCGGCAAGAGCGTGGCGGCCAAGATGGAGCACCTGGCCCGGAAGCTGCGAGAGAAGACGGACGTCGGAGTCGATGATGTCGTCGTCCATCTGGCCTCCTGCATGGTGACCGATAACCACCATTACGATCGCTGTCCTCACGTGGACTATATCAAGGCCATTCTTGCCAAGAAGGGTTTTCGGAACGTCGTCGAAGGGTCCTTCATCAGTCGAACGTCGACGGAGCTGCGTCACCGAGGCGTCTACTGCGACTACGTCGATGGTCCTTCCGCAGAGGGGCGGTAG
- the frr gene encoding ribosome recycling factor, whose amino-acid sequence MPTKEIARLKQQMEKTVEHLKGEYLGIRTGRAHPALVEEIKVDYYGTQTPVKQMGNVTVPDPRQLLITPWDKTALKAIEKGILASSLGVTPVVDGEAVRLTLPELNRQRRIELTKLVRKYGEDAKVALRNLRRDGVETMKRMEKESLISEDDLRRYQKEIQDLTDEFSKKVDAAQGMKEKEILED is encoded by the coding sequence ATGCCAACGAAGGAGATCGCCAGACTGAAGCAGCAGATGGAAAAGACCGTCGAGCACCTCAAGGGAGAGTACCTGGGCATCAGGACCGGCCGGGCTCACCCCGCCCTGGTCGAAGAGATCAAAGTCGACTATTACGGCACACAGACTCCCGTCAAGCAGATGGGCAACGTCACCGTTCCCGATCCCCGTCAGCTTCTCATCACCCCCTGGGACAAGACGGCCCTCAAGGCCATAGAAAAGGGCATTCTGGCCTCCTCTCTGGGCGTCACGCCCGTCGTCGACGGCGAGGCCGTCCGTCTCACCCTGCCCGAGCTGAACCGTCAGCGCCGCATCGAACTCACCAAGTTGGTGCGCAAGTATGGCGAGGATGCCAAGGTGGCCCTGCGCAACCTCCGCCGCGACGGCGTCGAGACGATGAAGAGGATGGAAAAGGAAAGCCTCATCAGCGAAGATGACCTTCGCCGCTACCAGAAGGAAATTCAGGATCTCACCGATGAATTCTCCAAGAAGGTCGATGCCGCTCAGGGGATGAAAGAGAAGGAAATCCTCGAGGACTGA